The proteins below come from a single Piscinibacter gummiphilus genomic window:
- a CDS encoding copper-binding protein codes for MNVKALILSAALASLAPWAAIAATDAPAAGATASVGYTTGEVKKVDAEQGKITLKHGPIDNLGMPGMTMVFRADAAVLAKVKPGDNVRFKADKVDGAIKVTELVSQ; via the coding sequence ATGAACGTCAAAGCACTGATCCTGTCTGCGGCCCTCGCGTCGCTTGCCCCCTGGGCCGCCATCGCCGCCACGGACGCCCCGGCTGCAGGCGCCACCGCCAGCGTCGGCTACACCACCGGCGAGGTGAAGAAGGTCGACGCCGAGCAGGGCAAGATCACGCTCAAGCACGGCCCGATCGACAACCTGGGGATGCCCGGCATGACGATGGTCTTCCGCGCCGATGCGGCCGTTCTGGCCAAGGTCAAGCCCGGCGACAACGTGCGCTTCAAGGCCGACAAGGTCGATGGCGCGATCAAGGTGACCGAGCTGGTGAGCCAGTAA
- a CDS encoding TolC family protein, with amino-acid sequence MRFRAVPSPRRTTVAIAAVAAALLLGGCASTAIDKNFQDVQSLTQSRLGAEVKWLNSDAARRQAQSDVDALLAKPLSADDAVRVALAYSPALQSALFESAAASAGATQSARLPNPIFTFERLVRRSGGDVDVDIGRMLGISVFDLLLLPQRLRLADFQQQQLQMRLASDVVQAATDARQNWVRAVAAQQSVQYFEQVKRTADVSAELARRMQAVGNFNRLQRAREQAFAADAVAELARARQAALSAREALVRSLGLTAAQAQQLKLPDRLPDLPKTVRSEESVAQQAIDQRLDVRLARADLEFTAREQGLSRITSVVNGFHVAAVRNSETGSPPQKGYELELPLPIFDFGDAGRARAQATYMAALNRTAQIGVEATSQVRETYGGYRTSYDIARHYLDEVVPLRKTIAEENQLRYNGMLIGVFELLADAREQIGSVVQAIDAQRDFWLADAALQASLIGKPSGGVSMEARPAGGSGGAAAH; translated from the coding sequence ATGAGATTCAGGGCCGTACCAAGCCCCCGGCGCACCACGGTCGCCATCGCGGCCGTTGCCGCGGCACTGCTGCTGGGCGGATGCGCCAGCACGGCGATCGACAAGAACTTCCAGGACGTGCAGAGCCTGACCCAGAGCCGGCTCGGCGCCGAGGTCAAGTGGCTCAACAGCGACGCCGCACGGCGGCAAGCGCAGTCCGATGTGGACGCCTTGCTGGCCAAGCCGCTGTCCGCCGACGATGCCGTGCGCGTAGCGCTCGCCTACAGCCCGGCGCTGCAGAGTGCGCTCTTCGAGAGCGCCGCGGCCTCGGCCGGTGCCACCCAGTCGGCCCGCCTGCCCAACCCGATCTTCACTTTCGAGCGGCTGGTGCGGCGCTCGGGTGGTGATGTCGATGTGGACATCGGGCGCATGCTGGGCATCTCGGTGTTCGACCTGCTGCTCCTGCCGCAGCGCCTGCGCCTGGCCGACTTCCAGCAGCAGCAACTGCAGATGCGGCTGGCGAGCGACGTCGTGCAGGCGGCCACCGATGCGCGCCAGAACTGGGTGCGCGCGGTGGCGGCTCAGCAGTCGGTGCAGTACTTCGAGCAGGTCAAGCGCACCGCCGACGTGAGTGCCGAGCTGGCCCGCAGGATGCAGGCGGTGGGCAACTTCAACCGGCTGCAACGGGCTCGCGAGCAGGCCTTCGCGGCCGATGCAGTGGCCGAACTGGCACGGGCGCGTCAGGCGGCATTGAGCGCGCGCGAAGCGCTGGTGCGCTCGCTCGGCCTCACGGCCGCGCAAGCGCAGCAGCTCAAGTTGCCGGACCGGCTGCCGGACCTGCCCAAGACGGTGCGCTCCGAAGAATCGGTCGCGCAGCAGGCGATCGACCAGCGGCTGGACGTGCGCCTGGCGCGTGCCGACCTCGAGTTCACCGCGAGAGAGCAGGGGCTGTCGAGGATCACGAGCGTGGTCAACGGCTTCCACGTCGCGGCAGTGCGCAACAGCGAGACCGGCTCCCCCCCGCAGAAGGGCTACGAGCTCGAGCTCCCACTGCCGATCTTCGATTTCGGGGACGCGGGACGCGCCCGTGCCCAGGCCACCTACATGGCCGCGCTCAACCGCACCGCGCAGATCGGCGTGGAGGCCACGTCGCAGGTACGCGAGACCTATGGCGGCTACCGCACCTCGTACGACATTGCCCGCCACTACCTTGACGAGGTCGTCCCCCTGCGCAAGACGATCGCCGAAGAGAACCAGCTTCGCTACAACGGGATGCTGATCGGCGTCTTCGAGTTGCTCGCCGATGCGCGCGAGCAGATCGGCAGCGTCGTGCAGGCCATCGACGCCCAACGCGACTTCTGGCTAGCGGACGCGGCCCTGCAGGCCTCGCTGATCGGCAAGCCCTCTGGCGGCGTGTCCATGGAGGCACGCCCGGCGGGCGGCTCCGGCGGCGCGGCAGCCCACTGA